A stretch of DNA from Halobacteriovorax sp. DA5:
ATCTTCTAGAATACCTGGGCCAAATGAAATAAAGAAATTTGGTAAGAAGCTCGTCCAGCGAATCGAGCGAAAGCCTACAACTTTAGCAAGAATAGGCATTCCAAGAATATTATACTCTAGCTCATCTCCAAGATTAATACCTAGTCGACTCGCATAGCGCTGCTCAAGAGATACTTCTGCAACCTCATCTCTTTCAAAATCAAAACGCTTAGGCAAACGTCCTTCGACAATCTCCTCACCCCTTACAAGATGATCGCGGTAGCTTAAGTTTGCACTTCGGTTACGACTTCGCTGCTCCCTTTGCTCCTCTCGTGTTAAATCCCCAAGTTTTTCAGGATCGTAACCTTCACCGTTAATTTTTACCAGACGTCCACGTACCATCGGACTAATATTTAGAAGATCTAGCTTTTTATCTGTGACAAAAGTCTTCAACTCTTCAACTTGCTCAGGCTGAATATCAAAGAGGAAATAAACAGGACGCTCCTCTGCAGGCATCGAAAGTTCCGCGCCGATAATATTTTTCACCGAAGGAATTAGCGTCATGAGACTTGTTGAAATGAACAGACATAAGAAGATAAAGAGAGTCGAAATCTTATGTCGAGTCACATACTTAAAGGCCATATTAGAAGATAGACTTAGTTTAGGATTAAGTTTTCCAAGCCATGAAAGCACAAGACTTCCTACAGGAAAGAAAACTCCGATAATAATTAAGAAGACTACAATAAAAGCACTTCCAATAATTAAGCTCTCAGACAAGTAAATTGCCATCACCCAATAGAAAAGTACAATTGGGATAAATAGCAGGTAATCGGAAATATTATTAGATAAGCTTGTATCGTGATCAAAGAGTGCTTTTTGATCAACTCTCAAATAAGGAATAATTAAGGCCGGAGCTAATACAATAGTAGAAGCAACCCCAACGGCCATCGTGACAAAGAAAGTCGCTAGACTAAATTGTAACTCAATATTAATGCCAAGATTCTTACTGACCATGGTTTGAATAACTGGACTGAAGGCCGAACCAATAGCAATTCCAAGAAGTGATCCAAATAAACCTAAAAAGAAAAGTTTAAGCGTGTAGATCTTAAAGATATCCTTCTTCTTCATCCCAATGAAGCCAAGAATTGCTAGATCCTTTCTTCGCTTTAAAAGAAATCCTCTAAAAAGATAAATGAGTCCAAGCCCCGCAAGAAATAGTCCACATAATGAAACAAGACCTAAGAAATCACTTAGATAATCCATTGAGCGCCCCACTCTTTCAGAGTTAGATTGAGGAGAGCGAATACGAATTGAAGAATCGATTATTTTAGACTTTAGATTTTTCTCGGTTTTAACAAGTTCTTTGTCACTTAGTTCTTTGGCCATCTTAAAATGAAGACCTGTCCAAATTGTACTTCCAGGCTTGATAAGATCAGTTGAATCGAGAACTTCATTTTTCAAATAAAGTCTTGGTGCTAGTTGTCCCATCGAAAAGCCTGCAGAGCCATCTTCTTCGACGATTCCTGCCACTTTAAACATTTGTGATCCAATCTTTATTTCCTTGCCTACATCAAGTCCAAGTTGACCAACAAGTTCAGGATAAATAAAGACTTCATTCTCTTTTAAATCGCGAAAGCTCTTGCCACTCTTTGATCGGATATCACCATAGAAAGGAAACCCTTGACCAAGTCCTCTTATATTGACGAGTCGACTTTTTTCACCGTTAAAGAGCATCGAATACAAAGAGCGATTGCGAGTCATTTCACTATAATCGAGATTAGACTTTGCGATTTCTAAAGTATCCTTAGTAATGGCAATTCGTGAACTAACCGATATATCAGAGCCTAGAAGTGATTTTGATTTCGCTGTTAGAGCACTATCAAATGAAGACTTAAAAACTTCAATAGTTGATAGTCCAACCATTCCAATAGAGAGATTTAGAATAAAAATAATAAAGAACATTGGAGAGCTTCTAAGCTCTCGCATAACCA
This window harbors:
- a CDS encoding ABC transporter permease, with the translated sequence MKLKMVMRELRSSPMFFIIFILNLSIGMVGLSTIEVFKSSFDSALTAKSKSLLGSDISVSSRIAITKDTLEIAKSNLDYSEMTRNRSLYSMLFNGEKSRLVNIRGLGQGFPFYGDIRSKSGKSFRDLKENEVFIYPELVGQLGLDVGKEIKIGSQMFKVAGIVEEDGSAGFSMGQLAPRLYLKNEVLDSTDLIKPGSTIWTGLHFKMAKELSDKELVKTEKNLKSKIIDSSIRIRSPQSNSERVGRSMDYLSDFLGLVSLCGLFLAGLGLIYLFRGFLLKRRKDLAILGFIGMKKKDIFKIYTLKLFFLGLFGSLLGIAIGSAFSPVIQTMVSKNLGINIELQFSLATFFVTMAVGVASTIVLAPALIIPYLRVDQKALFDHDTSLSNNISDYLLFIPIVLFYWVMAIYLSESLIIGSAFIVVFLIIIGVFFPVGSLVLSWLGKLNPKLSLSSNMAFKYVTRHKISTLFIFLCLFISTSLMTLIPSVKNIIGAELSMPAEERPVYFLFDIQPEQVEELKTFVTDKKLDLLNISPMVRGRLVKINGEGYDPEKLGDLTREEQREQRSRNRSANLSYRDHLVRGEEIVEGRLPKRFDFERDEVAEVSLEQRYASRLGINLGDELEYNILGMPILAKVVGFRSIRWTSFLPNFFISFGPGILEDAPKTFIAAIGKGEGDVNDQLQSDFAAKFQNVSLIDIQSSLKRVATIMESITKILVTMSFIVFLVGLLVIYSLIAHQLESRRDDISLINIIGIRFSEIRKSIMKEMALMSVSAVVVGITLGQLVAFAVAKFQFDLNYIFSSTEIIGFAILIIVLSILISFSSFNRFIRK